Part of the Pelodiscus sinensis isolate JC-2024 chromosome 15, ASM4963464v1, whole genome shotgun sequence genome is shown below.
TAATAGCCACCTagttcttactgcatttaaaatgcagacctcctcccttcccccagcaatcCCAGCTCTCTTTCAGCTTGCACCAGATCCATGACCTACCCCATTTCAGCTCTGCAGTTTACATGTAGttggagccaggctgcctccacAGTGCAAGTAGCTCCTGGACTtgtgtgagctgggacagagcgcctccccttatcgactaattatgTAGTTGATACCAATTATCTggctcttaacatccttactccctgctgctcccaggcaccaccatcTGCTGCTATGCCTCAGGGGAAGCTGACCTgtgtgctgccatttccccagctgatgggggaaggagggaaggcagagctgcttcctccacCATACCACATGTGTTCCCAGATGAGGGATACTCAGAGTATGGAGGTTCAGCTGTATTCAGCAGCCAAGATTTACTGATCTCTATTTTTGTTCCTACTTTCCTAGAATAACTGAGCtatcttcatttttatttcaacttGATATTATCAACTGGGTATCTTCCTCATCCTAAACTGCATCCTAAGTATGGCATTGATCTTATATCTAATTTTTTAAACTAAGATGTTAAACTATGAAGTGGTCAGTGTATTTCCAGAAGTTAGCCTTAACAAAAATTCTTACATTCTGAGAATTAGTTTTAAAGAAAGGAGTTGCATTACTGATTTCTATCCAGTGGCTATAAGTAGCTTGAAACTACTTTTCCCGTTCTTTTAGAGAATGGTAATTCAAGAAGTGATGAACTCAAAAGGAAATGTGAAGCACTTGAGGCTCAGCTGAAAGTCAAAGAGGCTGAAAATAATGAATTATTAAAGGAACTGGAACAGAAAACTGCAATGATAATGGTGCTGGAAAACACCatcaaagaaagagaaaagaagtaTTTAGAAGAGTTAAAAATGAAAAGCCATAAGCTAAATATGCTGTCAAGTGAACTAGAGCAGCGAGCAAGCACTATTGCATATCTGACATCACAACTGCATGCTACCAAGAAAAAGCTTATGAGTGTAAGTGGAACTTCTGATGCCACCCCATCTGGAAGTCCAGTACTGTCCAGCTACAAGCCAGCCCCTCCCAAAGATAAGCTACCTGAGACCCCACGACGCAGAATGAAAAAAAGTCTATCAACACCGCTAAACCCAGAATTCGAAGAGGCCTATAGATTAGGATCGGATAGCCGAAAGCTGCTGTTGCGAGAGCCTGTTGATGCTATGCCTGATCCCACTCCATTTTTATTGGCCAGGGAAACTGCAGAGATCCACCTTATCAAAGAACGGCCTTTAGTTATTCCACCCATTGCTTCAGAACGCACTTCAGGAGAATCACAAAGTCCAGCaaaagagaagcaacacaaggcaCATATTGGTGTGGCACATCGAATTCACCATGTAACAACATCCCAGACTCCACCAGAGGTTGAAACATTAGCAGTGGATCAGGTCAA
Proteins encoded:
- the CCDC92 gene encoding coiled-coil domain-containing protein 92 isoform X1 — encoded protein: MATGLLSLQPHLGSAPAPPPLTPALPPPRGAVWPPGSGVAPARPGEATRSGTSVCLPCNLLQKVNKFRFLDVSMAASNLENQLHSAQKNLLFLQREHANTLKGLHAEIRRLQQHCTDLTYELTLKSSDLAENGNSRSDELKRKCEALEAQLKVKEAENNELLKELEQKTAMIMVLENTIKEREKKYLEELKMKSHKLNMLSSELEQRASTIAYLTSQLHATKKKLMSVSGTSDATPSGSPVLSSYKPAPPKDKLPETPRRRMKKSLSTPLNPEFEEAYRLGSDSRKLLLREPVDAMPDPTPFLLARETAEIHLIKERPLVIPPIASERTSGESQSPAKEKQHKAHIGVAHRIHHVTTSQTPPEVETLAVDQVNGSKVVRKHPGTDRTV
- the CCDC92 gene encoding coiled-coil domain-containing protein 92 isoform X2 gives rise to the protein MATGLLSLQPHLGSAPAPPPLTPALPPPRGAVWPPGSGVAPARPGEATRSGFLDVSMAASNLENQLHSAQKNLLFLQREHANTLKGLHAEIRRLQQHCTDLTYELTLKSSDLAENGNSRSDELKRKCEALEAQLKVKEAENNELLKELEQKTAMIMVLENTIKEREKKYLEELKMKSHKLNMLSSELEQRASTIAYLTSQLHATKKKLMSVSGTSDATPSGSPVLSSYKPAPPKDKLPETPRRRMKKSLSTPLNPEFEEAYRLGSDSRKLLLREPVDAMPDPTPFLLARETAEIHLIKERPLVIPPIASERTSGESQSPAKEKQHKAHIGVAHRIHHVTTSQTPPEVETLAVDQVNGSKVVRKHPGTDRTV